From a region of the Nyctibius grandis isolate bNycGra1 chromosome 10, bNycGra1.pri, whole genome shotgun sequence genome:
- the RNF225 gene encoding RING finger protein 225, whose amino-acid sequence MAGDTEDDPPLDCVICFAPYDRLFKVPKLLGCGHTFCLECLARVTVAAPAAPTLLCPVCRRPTPLPRHRGPPALPTHPDLLALLPPGPAASVRFSRPKGLLYVPPGRPKPSDQVPTVTLSLELGRPEPPPAPPNRPWPWTSCRWSLYRAVALTVALTVGGGLVLCGVFLFFLQPMACGEGGPVTNSTWGGPGWPPY is encoded by the coding sequence ATggcaggggacaccgaggacgACCCCCCCTTGGACTGTGTCATCTGCTTCGCCCCTTACGACCGTCTCTTCAAGGTGCCCAAGCTACTGGGGTGCGGTCACACCTTCTGCCTCGAGTGCCTGGCCAGGGTCACCGtggcggcccccgccgcccccaccctgctctgccccgTCTGCCGCCGCCCCACGCCGTTACCCCGCCACCGCGGCCCCCCGGCTTTGCCCACCCACCCCGATCTCCTGGCTCtcctcccccccggccccgccgcctccgtCCGCTTCAGCCGGCCCAAGGGGCTGCTCTACGTCCCCCCCGGGCGCCCCAAACCCTCTGACCAGGTGCCCACCGTCACCCTCAGCCTGGAATTGGGGCGACCTGagcccccccccgctccccccaacCGCCCTTGGCCCTGGACCTCGTGCCGGTGGTCTCTGTACCGAGCGGTGGCCTTGACGGTGGCCTTGACCGTGGGAGGGGGGTTGGTGCTCTGCGGagtcttcctcttcttcctccagcccATGGCGTGCGGTGAGGGGGGGCCAGTGACCAACAGCACCTGGGGAGGGCCGGGCTGGCCCCCATATTAA
- the GABBR1 gene encoding gamma-aminobutyric acid type B receptor subunit 1 translates to MSGGWPGGQACLPAVRMALEDINSRRDILPDYELRLIHHDSKCDPGQATKYLYELLYNDPIKIILMPGCSSVSTLVAEAARMWNLIVLSYGSSSPALSNRQRFPTFFRTHPSATLHNPTRVQLFKKWGWTKIATIQQTTEVFTSTLDDLDQRVKEAGLEITFRQSFFSDPAAPVRNLKRQDARIIVGLFYETEARKVFCEVYKEKLYGKKYVWFLIGWYADNWFRIKDPAINCTEAEMAEAVEGHVTTEIVMLNPENTRSISNMTSQEFIEKLQKRLGKNPEETGGFQEAPLAYDAIWALALALNKTSAELVKKGLRLEDFNYNNKNITDEIYRALNSSAFEGVSGHVVFDASGSRMAWTLIEQLQGGVYKKIGYYDSTKDNLSWYNNDKWIGGAPPADYTKVITTFRFLSQKLFISVSVLASLGILLAIICLAFNIYNGHVRYIQNSQPYLNNMTAVGCTLALAAVFPLGLDGYHIGPGLFPFVCQARLWLLGLGFSLAYGSMFTKIWWVHTVFTKKEEKKEKRKVSQTLEPWKLYATVGLLVGLDVVTLIIWQIVDPLHRTIEEFTKEEPKTDTDVSILPQLEHCSSTKMNTWLGIFYGFKGLLLLLGIFLAYETKSVSTEKINDHRAVGMAIYNVAVLCLITAPVTMILSSQQDAAFAFASLAVVFSSYITLVVLFVPKMRRLITRGEWQSEQQDTMKTGSSTNNNEEEKSRLLEKENRELEKIIAEKEERVSELRQQLQDRQQLRSRRRSSNPSREADNHFSAGLSAAPAPPAPFYQPNLPLVRCLVSEQADKLGRGNCDGSRVHLLYK, encoded by the exons ATGAGCGGGGGGTGGCCGGGGGGCCAGGCCTGCCTGCCCGCCGTCCGCATGGCCCTGGAGGACATCAACAGCCGGAGGGACATCTTGCCCGACTATGAGTTGCGACTCATCCATCACGATAGTAAA tGTGACCCCGGCCAGGCCACCAAGTATCTCTACGAGCTTCTCTACAACGACCCCATCAAGATCATCCTCATGCCCGGTTGTAGCAGCGTCTCCACGCTGGTGGCCGAGGCCGCTCGGATGTGGAACCTCATCGTG CTCTCCTACGGCTCCAGCTCCCCCGCCCTCTCCAACCGCCAGCGCTTCCCCACCTTCTTCCGCACCCACCCCTCGGCCACCCTGCACAACCCCACCCGCGTCCAGCTCTTCAAGAAGTGGGGCTGGACCAAGATCGCCACCATCCAGCAGACCACGGAGGTCTTCACCTCG ACCCTCGATGACCTGGACCAGCGGGTGAAGGAAGCCGGTTTGGAGATCACCTTCCGCCAGAGCTTCTTCTCCGACCCCGCCGCGCCCGTGCGCAACCTCAAG CGCCAGGACGCCCGTATCATCGTGGGGCTCTTCTACGAGACGGAGGCGCGAAAGGTCTTCTGTGAG GTCTACAAGGAGAAGCTGTACGGCAAGAAGTACGTCTGGTTCCTCATTGGCTGGTACGCCGACAACTGGTTCCGCATCAAGGATCCGGCCATCAACTGCACCGAGGCGGAGATGGCCGAGGCCGTGGAAGGACACGTCACCACCGAGATCGTCATGCTCAACCCTGAGAACACCCGCAGCATCTCCAACATG ACCTCCCAGGAGTTCATCGAGAAGCTGCAGAAGCGGCTGGGCAAGAACCCTGAGGAGACAGGTGGCTTCCAGGAGGCTCCACTGGCCTACGATGCCATCTGGGCGCTAGCCCTGGCCCTCAACAAGACCTCAGCGGAGCTGGTCAAGAAGGGGTTGCGCTTGGAGGACTTCAACTACAACAACAAGAACATCACCGATGAGATCTACCGGGCCCTCAACTCCTCCGCCTTCGAGGGCGTCTCG GGACATGTTGTCTTCGACGCCAGCGGCTCCCGCATGGCCTGGACGCTCATTGAGCAGCTGCAAG GAGGGGTCTACAAGAAGATCGGCTACTAcgacagcaccaaggacaacCTGTCCTGGTACAACAACGACAAGTGGATTG GAGGTGCCCCTCCAGCCGACTACACCAAGGTCATCACCACCTTCCGATTCCTGTCCCAGAAGCTCTTCATCTCCGTCTCGGTGCTGGCCTCGTTGGGCATCCTCCTGGCCATCATCTGCCTGGCCTTCAACATCTACAACGGGCATGTCCG GTACATCCAGAACTCCCAGCCGTACCTGAACAACATgacggctgtgggctgcacgCTGGCGCTCGCTGCCGTCTTCCCTCTGGGACTCGACGGGTACCACATCGGACCGGGGCTTTTCCCTTTCGTCTGTCAG gcccGGCTGTGGCTCCTCGGGCTAGGGTTCAGCCTGGCGTACGGCAGCATGTTCACCAAGATCTGGTGGGTCCACACCGTCTTCAccaagaaggaggagaagaaggagaagaggaaggtgaG CCAGACCCTGGAGCCTTGGAAGCTGTATGCCACCGTAGGGCTGCTTGTGGGGCTGGATGTGGTCACGCTGATCATCTGGCAAATCGTGGACCCCCTGCACCGCACCATTGAG GAGTTCACCAAGGAGGAGCCCAAGACGGACACGGACGTCTCCATCCTGCCCCAGCTGGAGCATTGCAGCTCCACCAAGATGAACACGTGGCTTG GGATATTTTATGGCTTCAAggggctcctgctgctgttgggCATCTTCCTGGCGTACGAGACCAAGAGTGTGTCCACGGAGAAGATCAACGACCACCGAGCGGTGGGCATGGCCATCTACAACGTGGCG gTCCTCTGCCTCATCACAGCGCCCGTCACCATGATCCTCAGCAGCCAACAGGACGCTGCCTTTGCCTTCGCCTCGTTGGCTGTCGTCTTCTCCTCCTACATCACCTTGGTTGTCCTCTTCGTCCCCAAG ATGCGGCGCCTCATCACCCGGGGCGAGTGGCAGTCGGAGCAGCAAGACACCATGAAGACGGGCTCGTCCACCAACAACAACGAGGAGGAGAAATCCCGACTGTTGGAGAAGGAGAACCGGGAGCTGGAGAAAATCATCGCCGAG AAGGAGGAACGTGTATCGGAGCTCCGCCAGCAGCTCCAGGACCGCCAGCAGCTCCGGTCCCGCCGACGGTCGTCCAACCCTTCCCGCGAGGCTGACAACCACTTCTCGGCGGGGCTGagcgccgccccggcccccccggcccccttCTACCAGCCCAACCTCCCCCTGGTCCGCTGCCTGGTCTCCGAACAAGCCGACAAACTCGGCCGGGGAAACTGTGATGGTAGCCGCGTCCATCTCCTCTATAAGTGA